The genomic window GGTAAAAGATTAATCAGAAGCTTAAAGCCTTTGCTTTCTACAGAAAACATTGCAGCtttacaatattaatattaaaaatcaatattgGTGAGTAACATTAGATAATCACTTAAGCTAacaacagcagcaatagaaatTCAGAGATAATGGCTTTAACGTGATTGctaccaatttattttaaaatatgtgcatttcTTTTGCATATGTAAATAATGTTAAGTAATATGTTTAGCTGAAATGTAAATGGTCAAAACTTTCTTTACTGAGTCTATTGCACCATAAGTTGGGTTTGCAGTAAGAAACTAACACATTTGTGCCTTCTCAAAGTACTAACTTTGAGTTGTATGCTATCCAGAAACTATATTCAATcatttctgtctcaaaataatgacCTTACAAAAGGAATTTAACTTTACCTAGTTCTATCACGATTGCATATTAAGGAGAGATTTAGAAGATGGCAGAAGTTTGTTTTTGTTCAATCAGCTACCTACGAAGCCCAAAACTCATATACTGTATAGCCGAGAAAAAGTAAACTACATTCTCTTCCtaattattcttttgaaaaatgacttCATGTTCATTATCTTCTCTTCATTCTTAAAAAAGGaacacattttataaaagagTCCTGACTGATAATGTGTCCCTTGACCTTGCAGGTCACTGGCCTAATGAATGTCTCTGAGCCAAATTCCAGCTTTGCTTTTGTAAATGAATTTATACTCCAAGGTTTCTCTTGTGAGTGGACAATTCAGATCTTCCTCTTCTCACTCTTTACTACAACATATGCACTGACTATAACAGGGAATGGAGCCATTGCTTTTGTCCTGTGGTGTGACCGGCGACTTCACACTCCCATGTACATGTTCCTgggaaatttctcctttttagagATATGGTATGTCTCTTCTACAGTTCCCAAGATGTTGGTCAACTtcctttcagagaaaaaaaacatcTCCTTTGCTGGATGTTTtctccagttttatttcttcttctctttgggTACATCAGAATGCTTGCTTTTGACTGTGATGGCCTTTGATCAGTACCTTGCTATCTGCCGTCCCTTGCTCTATCCTAATATCATGACTGGGCATCTCTATGCCAAACTGGTCATACTGTGCTGGGTTTGTGGATTTCTGTGGTTCCTGATCCCCATTGTTCTCATCTCTCAGATGCCCTTCTGTGGCCCAAACATTATTGACCATGTTGTGTGTGACCCAGGGCCACGATTTGCATTGGATTGTGTTTCTGCCCCAAGAATCCAACTGTTTTGCTACACTCTAagctcattagttatttttggtAACTTCCTCTTTATTATTGGATCCTATACTCTTGTCCTGAAAGCTATGTTGGGTATGCCTTCAAGCACTGGGAGACATAAGGCCTTCTCTACCTGTGGGTCTCATTTGGCTGTGGTATCACTGTGCTATAGCTCTCTTATGGTCATGTATGTGAGCCCAGGACTCGGACATTCTACAGggatgcagaaaattgaaactttgTTCTATGCTATGGTGACCCCACTCTTCAATCCCCTTATCTATAGCCTCCA from Homo sapiens chromosome 22, GRCh38.p14 Primary Assembly includes these protein-coding regions:
- the OR11H1 gene encoding olfactory receptor 11H1 — encoded protein: MNVSEPNSSFAFVNEFILQGFSCEWTIQIFLFSLFTTTYALTITGNGAIAFVLWCDRRLHTPMYMFLGNFSFLEIWYVSSTVPKMLVNFLSEKKNISFAGCFLQFYFFFSLGTSECLLLTVMAFDQYLAICRPLLYPNIMTGHLYAKLVILCWVCGFLWFLIPIVLISQMPFCGPNIIDHVVCDPGPRFALDCVSAPRIQLFCYTLSSLVIFGNFLFIIGSYTLVLKAMLGMPSSTGRHKAFSTCGSHLAVVSLCYSSLMVMYVSPGLGHSTGMQKIETLFYAMVTPLFNPLIYSLQNKEIKAALRKVLGSSNII